From a region of the Triticum aestivum cultivar Chinese Spring chromosome 7D, IWGSC CS RefSeq v2.1, whole genome shotgun sequence genome:
- the LOC123169051 gene encoding casparian strip membrane protein 2-like has protein sequence MSSTNEATVIHMDDTTGKAPATAAPPPAAAPAPVQQQRKSGGGVPFILRSGAEGFRRCMAFVDLLLRVAAFGPTLAAAISTGTSDETLSVFTEFFQFRARFDDFPAFTFFMVANAVAAGYLVLSLPFSIVGIIRPKATGIRLLLLVCDTVMVVLVTAAASAAAAIVYVAHEGSRRANWAPICMQFHGFCQRTSGAVVASFLAVLVFIVLVLLSACAIRRQR, from the coding sequence ATGAGCAGCACCAACGAGGCCACCGTCATCCACATGGACGACACCACCGGCAAGGCCCCGGCTACGGCCGCGCCACCGCCAGCAGCCGCACCCGCGCCGGTGCAGCAGCAGCGCAAGTCCGGCGGCGGCGTGCCGTTCATCCTGCGCAGCGGCGCCGAGGGCTTCCGTCGCTGCATGGCCTTCGTGGACCTGCTGCTCAGGGTGGCGGCCTTCGGGCCCACGCTCGCGGCCGCCATCTCCACGGGCACCTCCGACGAGACGCTCTCCGTCTTCACCGAGTTCTTCCAGTTCCGTGCCAGGTTCGACGACTTCCCGGCCTTCACCTTCTTCATGGTCGCCAACGCCGTCGCCGCGGGGTACCTGGTGCTGTCGCTCCCCTTCTCCATCGTCGGCATCATCCGGCCCAAGGCGACCGGCATCAGGCTGCTGCTGCTCGTCTGCGACACGGTCATGGTGGTGCTGGTGACGGCCGCTGCGTCTGCGGCGGCGGCCATCGTGTACGTGGCGCACGAGGGGAGCCGGCGCGCCAACTGGGCGCCCATCTGCATGCAGTTCCACGGCTTCTGCCAGCGCACCAGCGGCGCCGTCGTCGCCTCCTTCCTCGCCGTCCTCGTCttcat